The genomic segment ACAAAAGAATCCCTCTTAATGGGGTCTAAAAGGACTAACCTTAACTACTATCCGATTTGTCCAAACCCTGAGCTCACTGTAGGAGTTGGCCGCCACTCGGATGTCTCAACACTCACTTTCCTCCTCCAAGATGACATCGGTGGACTTTACGTGCGAGGGAACAATGATAGCTGGATTCCTGTTCCTCCTGTTAGCGGCTCCATTGTGATCAATGTTGGAGATGCCTTACAAATAATGAGCAATGGTCGATACAAGAGCATCGAGCACCGAGTTATTGCTAACGGAAGTAATAACAGGATTTCAGTTCCCATTTTCATCAACCCCATGCCATCAGACAAAATCTCTCCTTTCCCTGAAGTGCTAGCCGGTGGCGAGAAGGCCGTGTATAAGGAAGTTCTGTACTCGGATTACGTCAAGCATTTCTTCCGAAAAGCACATGATGGGAAGAAAACAATCGATTTGGCAAAGATAtaatgctctcttttttttcctttctttcaggGGTGTAACTTGTTTTGATACGACATGAGCAATGTGGTCTAATAAGGAGAAAGATTTAAGGGTTGAGGCCGGTCACAACATGTCAGAGACCAGCACTTCACCTGTGGATTATCTTGTACGCAGAAGTTTTACTTTACTGCTGCTTGtcttatttgaaaagaaattaaatgattttgcaTGGTTTATATCCTTTATTGTGCAAGATATTATTCATTAAAGAGTTAAATCAGCATTCCTTTAGGCAACCTGCAGAATACCTCTGCAACAAAGTACTTGAAGCTTCAAACTCTCTAATCCAAATCCAGAAAAATCATACTACAATTTAACAGAACGAGGAAAGGAAAACAGGCTTGCAGCAAAATATTTATTCCAACTATCTGATAAATCATTTAAGCAAGAAACATTTTTCCATTTTACACCAGTCCTTTAAGCAAAACCACAAGCATATCAGCTACATCTATTTGACAACAAGCAATGACGTTGCAGGAATTACAAGAATGCATGCCTCAATTGATCCCATCTATCCACCATTTGAGAACAATGGGATTAAAATGGCTACCTAGCATCTCTTTTTCATTATTACAAAACAGTTTTTTGGTTGATAGACTGACGTATAAGAGATTTTGAAGATGCTTCAACTAAATTTTACTCCGAACTAATAGCTCATGCTTCATTTGGTCCCTCAAAACTCTCCTTAGTAACTTGTTAGAAGCAGTTCGGGGAAACTCAGGAACAATCTTAACAAAGCTCACCTGTCAACAGCCAACAATATGGAAACAATCAAGTTAGGAACCCAAACAATATCattgtttaaactttaaaacaaCCGTGTAGAGTAGCCTCGATGCCAAGGTGTCCAAACCAGATGTCATGTGAATgaagaaaacataaattcaGAGTCAAACCTTAAACAAAGGGTTGAGATTGTTTTGGATGGCTTTTGAGAATTTCATCTTCAACTTGTCTGGTTCCCCATCAAATCCTTTCTTTAGTACCACAAAAATTACCAATAGCTCTGGACCCCCATCTACTGGTGCTACACTGATAGCGGCAGTCTCCATGATGCTTTCTTCAGCACGGTCACAGACACGCTCAATTTCAACAGAACTTGTCTGTATATCAAGAAAGattcaagattttaaaattcagaAATTGGTCCAAGCATTCCAAAGGAAACACAGGGATACAGGTGAAGGTCATTCAAGAGTCAGAAGCATGCCATGCCAAAAGCCTATTAGGAGGGACAAAACTGAAGGAAAATCCTGTCCATAGAGAATGTTGTACCTTAATTCCACCAAGATTCATGGTGTCATCTGCCCGGCCTTGTACAACAAAATAGCCTCCAACTGTTCGCTTAATGATGTCTCCATGTCTCCTAAGTTGCTGCAAATGCATGTGCCAGGTCATTAAAGACCTATGAGTCCAGTTTTATATGATCATAAACCCTGAAAATGCTAAGAAACCAGCTAAGCAGGTCTCCTAATCTTGGTGAAACAAGGAATGGAATGTCTAAATGTCAAACTATATCAGGACTAGGTATCTCCTTGCAATAGTACATGAACATATCTCCAAGTTTGCCTTTTAGGTAGGATACTAATGTTATAACCAAGAATATACAAACAGCTCTGTATGGAATTGTAATTAGACCATAACCGAACATTCAAGAATATGTTCCATGAAGAATGATAGCATACTGTAAGAACAGCAAATATGTACCATTCCCTTATACATCGGCATTCCTTTGAAGTAAACTTTGTTATGATCAGCATTGAGCAATCTATCACTTGCTCCCAGATAAAGAGGGGATAAACCCACTTCACCAACACAAGGCATGTCATCTGGCTGCAATAGATCAAAGAAATCAGATACATATCTATAGAACAGAAATGAACATGTCAGTCCTTCAGCTTGACTCATTcacatttattttgttatcatgACAATTCTTGTAATCTCCCACCTGGCACTGAGATCACACTGATATGATCCAGTGACAGGTCACACAGGTTGGTTTGCaatgatagaaataaaaattggaCCCAGAACAACAGTTGAACATTAAAGTTATCTTACATAAGAAACACCATTTTCATCAAGGATGACAATGCCTGCTGTCATCGATGCAGTGCTAAATGCTCCAAAAGCTTGTGGCTGCAATGGACATCCTTGGATGTAAGATGATGCAAGCTCTGTGCCTCCACAACATTCAATGATGGGCTTGTAATAAGCTCTCGAAGAAAGCCAAAGGTCATCGTCAACATTTGAGGCCTCACCAGTACTACAAAAGGATCTGTACATGCATTTTTTAAGTCATATATTTCCCGAAAACCATGtgcaaaaattaatttcttttgaagGTGAAAATTACTTCAACTTTGTCCAATCTAAGCCCTCCATACAGTTGGTACTCTTCCAAGCTTTTACTATGCTTGGAACTGTACCCAAAACAGTAACTCCTGCATCCTGAAAAGAATGATAAGGCAATGGTTGGCTAGGGAATGGCAATGTTTCTGCTACAAATGGATTATGTAGTGTTGTCTGGTGTTTAATACCTGTAGCTAAAGCTGGTATTTAACAGCTTCATGTAACAAAAATCATGCTTTGTGGGACAACACTAGACTTTGAGGGACAGCATTAGATTTTATCAAAGAAACACACAGCAGGTAATACCTGAACGAACTTTCCGAACCCCCGGCTAAGAGGAGACCCATGGAAGAGGGCAAGAGTTGCACCACATAAAAAGGTGGAATAAAGTAAAATTGGTCCCATCACCCACCCTAAATTCGTTGGCCAGCAGTAGACATTACCATTTTGAATGTCAACATGAGCCCATGCATCCTCAGAACATCGAATTGGTGAAAGATGTGTCCATCCTATAGCTTTTGGATCCCCTGATTTAGACCAATAAATAAGCTTGATAATCAGTTGATAATAGGGAAGAGGAAACACAGGTAGGAAAATAAGCATATCAAACATTTCTCTACCTGTGGTTCCGGATGAGAAAAGTATATTAGTCAGAGAGTCTACTGGTTGATAAACAGGAGAGTAAAAATTCGGCCTGTCAGAGAATGAATACTGTTACAATTGGCATCAAcggattaaaatataaaacagagTAGTGAAACATGTTAATAAAGATGAACCTTCCATTACGAATACAAATATACAATACACTGCTTCAATTCGTAAGCGCAAACATTACCTTGGAAGGTGATTGACACTGGACAAAAATTCTATCCATGTCTGATCCTGATTTCTTAATTGAAGCCCTACATCATTTCCAATCACAGGGATCACAATAGCCTTGCAAGAATTAGCTTCTACAACACGACTGCAAAAGAGAAGAAGTGTGTTTAGCACGAAAGTTTGGCACGTAGCTGCAATCTATATAAGAGCATCTGATAGGGTAAGTTCTCCAATATCACCCCAAATTTAGCAAGTTTTCATAGGAACAACATCTTCAGGGTCTCACTTAAGGAAAGATCAGTTTTAAACAGAAAGTTCGTCCCCATCATAACGATATAATAATAAGAGTGGGGTAGTCTT from the Populus nigra chromosome 1, ddPopNigr1.1, whole genome shotgun sequence genome contains:
- the LOC133696300 gene encoding probable CoA ligase CCL12 isoform X2; this translates as MMERKKSITEVGVDDIIKAGLSVEEEAKEFYRILKETIGEAKGSDPREVWRKVVDNRVLKPWHPHGVHQLVYYSVYSHWDSSTKGPPLYWFPSLHESRRSNLGRIMEVHGPKLLGTEYKDPIKSFSLFQKFSVEHPEAYWSIVLKELSVVFHEPPKCILDTTDKSKPGGTWLPGSVLNIAECCLQPASHPSKKDDDVAIVWRDEMDESVLHHLKLKEFREQVMLVANALDTTFTKGDAIAIDMPMTVNAVIIYLAIVLAGFVVVSIADSFAAKEIATRLRVSNAKGIFTQDFILRGGRKFPLYSRVVEANSCKAIVIPVIGNDVGLQLRNQDQTWIEFLSSVNHLPRPNFYSPVYQPVDSLTNILFSSGTTGDPKAIGWTHLSPIRCSEDAWAHVDIQNGNVYCWPTNLGWVMGPILLYSTFLCGATLALFHGSPLSRGFGKFVQDAGVTVLGTVPSIVKAWKSTNCMEGLDWTKLKSFCSTGEASNVDDDLWLSSRAYYKPIIECCGGTELASSYIQGCPLQPQAFGAFSTASMTAGIVILDENGVSYPDDMPCVGEVGLSPLYLGASDRLLNADHNKVYFKGMPMYKGMQLRRHGDIIKRTVGGYFVVQGRADDTMNLGGIKTSSVEIERVCDRAEESIMETAAISVAPVDGGPELLVIFVVLKKGFDGEPDKLKMKFSKAIQNNLNPLFKVSFVKIVPEFPRTASNKLLRRVLRDQMKHELLVRSKI
- the LOC133696300 gene encoding probable CoA ligase CCL12 isoform X1, whose protein sequence is MMERKKSITEVGVDDIIKAGLSVEEEAKEFYRILKETIGEAKGSDPREVWRKVVDNRVLKPWHPHGVHQLVYYSVYSHWDSSTKGPPLYWFPSLHESRRSNLGRIMEVHGPKLLGTEYKDPIKSFSLFQKFSVEHPEAYWSIVLKELSVVFHEPPKCILDTTDKSKPGGTWLPGSVLNIAECCLQPASHPSKKDDDVAIVWRDEMDESVLHHLKLKEFREQVMLVANALDTTFTKGDAIAIDMPMTVNAVIIYLAIVLAGFVVVSIADSFAAKEIATRLRVSNAKGIFTQDFILRGGRKFPLYSRVVEANSCKAIVIPVIGNDVGLQLRNQDQTWIEFLSSVNHLPRPNFYSPVYQPVDSLTNILFSSGTTGREMFDMLIFLPVFPLPYYQLIIKLIYWSKSGDPKAIGWTHLSPIRCSEDAWAHVDIQNGNVYCWPTNLGWVMGPILLYSTFLCGATLALFHGSPLSRGFGKFVQDAGVTVLGTVPSIVKAWKSTNCMEGLDWTKLKSFCSTGEASNVDDDLWLSSRAYYKPIIECCGGTELASSYIQGCPLQPQAFGAFSTASMTAGIVILDENGVSYPDDMPCVGEVGLSPLYLGASDRLLNADHNKVYFKGMPMYKGMQLRRHGDIIKRTVGGYFVVQGRADDTMNLGGIKTSSVEIERVCDRAEESIMETAAISVAPVDGGPELLVIFVVLKKGFDGEPDKLKMKFSKAIQNNLNPLFKVSFVKIVPEFPRTASNKLLRRVLRDQMKHELLVRSKI